GCAGTTAGTAGCAAATCAGTTTAATGGATCTTTTGAAGCACATTATTCTTCAATGCAGAAATATTTGCAATTATTGAAAGATTTGGCAGAGCGGTTTGAATATtttgaactcgcgcaagtgccaagaagtcaaaataagaaggcggatgctttAAGTAAATTGGCTGCTTTAGCGTTTTCACACTTTCAAAAACAAGTTTGGGTTAAGGAATTGCCAAGCAAATCAATAGATAATGACTTAATGGTTGCGTCCGTTGAAGAGGAACAGTcaaattggatggaaccaattTTGCAATACATTCGCAGTGATGTTTTGCCAAGTGATAAGCGCGaagctgtaacaacccaaaccattaaccaaccgattacgcgaaacaaaatttttttttatacagtgTAGTGCGCcatgcgcaccacctcagggtgcgcggcgcgcacaggcccattttcagttctgtccggttttgcaaattttcaaataaagatctcccacttcccgacataattagacgtaacgcttttcacaacatgttctaatataaaaaactcatacgattcaaacataaaatgagttttacaaaacggggcccacatcggtcgttttacgagtttcgtacaaatcatgagttccgaccacattagtttaatttccaaacgacactatgagcatggtgtttggggttaaactacccaagtctcggtcaaactccaaaagccataacatccaaaaagcgtcccctaaataacaagcgggatctctaatccaaacgaatgcccttacccttgtcaacgccggagcctataaaagataaacaacgagagggtaagcaaagcttagtgaatgcaataattatacccatatatatataatatacctacttgcaatcacttacacatatacatcATACactctagcaatacaattagcataccatctcaagtacaaagctaataatctccaacaaaccgatactagcgtaatcaataacatataatcgacataatataatatgctacaaaacaatacacaaccatggttaaccattctcgagtcatggtgctaccggatctttggttcacaccatacgcatttgtcatgatgctaccggctctttggttcacatcacaactcgagtcatactcacgctagagtgctaccggctctttggttcacactctaacaacgctaaggtgctaccggctctttggttcacaccctaacaagtcgttctatagtgctaccggctctttagttcacattataacacacgtactatgacgctaccggctctttggttcacatcatagcacgctcgcacatactatggtactaccggctctttggttcataccatagtatacaaataaatacattacatacatatgcatataatcattccactcaccttaacgatttggtgatgatttatacctccacaagcttcaaagcaaggtacctattataataagtactcgatcaacaaacaaacttgttggacaaAATACCAACACTtaactcaagtgcatttaatgacttaaatgcattaaatgccccattttcaccaaaactgcccttaagggtcaagaccatcattaatcacttaaaagttagtgattaaggtccaacaacactaactattacacaattagggtatttcatactcaTATtttccaactaggtcaatcattagcccttagactaatttaaagtcaacacacccaattcgggtcatccactaacccatctaacacccatttactaattaactaggtgtgctagtgattaactaatcaattaggactcataaacatcatttaacactttgaaaccctaggttagttaccattgagtcttcatgactccatcttacccaagaacacccaaaatcattaaatatgggttttatgttcattactatcccaaaccctaacccttacacaaaatcaaagtaatgaaattaaagttagaacataccactacaaccaaaacgtagctagagaagagatgaacaactttaacacccgtactttgacccgaaatcaacttcttccccttagatttgagctttctcactcaagaactcttctctctctctagaatttaaatgTAAAAGGatgaggttgttggaaatggagtgaattacaccccaagatctgacctactggcctccaactcgtccacaagtgaaattaccaaaaagcccatcaaaatatctaattaaaacaagcagaacccggctacagtgaacagtgcgccacgcgcaccattaGGTGTGCACTGAGCGCActttgcccagttcagcttcttacCTCTGTTTTAGTATACAGAGTCACCCACGCTTCAAGTACCATAATTATActgctgtacaattattattagggtcttacagaAGCTCGCCTAGTAAGAGAGTGAGCACAAAtgtatatcattcaaaatgatatcttatatcgcaaatcatacTGCGGTTCAATGATGCGATGTGTTGGACCAATTGAGGCAGAAATGATAGTTGATGAAGTGCATAGCGGTTCTTGTGCACTACATTCAGGCTATAAAACTATTGCTACGAGAATTATGcggatgggttacttttggccatccctgTATCGCGATGTTGCAAAAATTGTTATGAgatgtaaaagttgccaaaggcatgctccgcaaaATCAAATGCCAAGGCATGATATGATTCCTCTCAATTCGCCATGGCCATTTCACaagtgggctattgacattgtagggccatttcATGCGGGACCTGGCAATGTCAAGTTTCTAATTGTGGCTATTGATTACTTTACAAAATGGGTGGAAGCTAAGGTGGTTCGCACTATCactggtgtgcaagtgcgaaaCTTTGTGTGGGAATACATTGTTTGTAGATTTGGTATTCCGCGTGAATTGGTTAGTGATAACGGtgcacaaatagcgaaagatccttttaagacatggtgcactgatttgAATATAATACAAAAATTTACATCAGTAGCGCATCCACAGGCTAATGGATTATGCGAAGTAACCAATCGCGATATTGTAAATGGCATTAAAAGGAGGTTATGCGAAAAGCGAACCGGTTGGgtggatgaattacccaatgtgttgtgggcacatcgcactactttcaagaaaagtacaggggaaacaccttttagtttggtgtatggctctgaggcagtaatACCCGCTGAAATTCTTGTGCCAACGCATAGAGTCGCTAACTTTGAAGAAGTGGCAAACGATGATGCATTGGGTGAGAATTTAAATTTCATTGAAGAGCGAAGGTTAATGGCTGTtatcagagaagcgaataataaacagcagatcgctaagtattataataaacgagTACGAGCTTTGTCTTTCGATATAGGCGAATGGGTACTGCGAaataatgaggcaagcagagcagaaaagcttggcaaattgggacctaattgggaaggcccttatcaaattgtaGCAATTAATGCAGCAGGTTCATATTAGCTCGCGGATGTGAATGGGCGAActttacctaatgcgtggcatgctatTTTactaaagcgatattatgcatgaCTCTGCACAAAGTTATATGTAACCTAAGATGCATATGCGTAATGTGCGAAATTAGCTTCAAAGCTTATAGTTGATATTCTTTTTATgtcttctaattttttttttatttttacaactCTTGATCACGCTTGTAAGAATTTCAGAATTGGCATTAGAAAGAATATACGAAATATTTACTTGTGAAATGTAAATAATTATGAAATGTTTTATACTTTGTTTCATAATGTTGTGATATTTCGCAGTGTTTAGATAGCGAAGTTATGAAAATGCCCACTTTGGCAGCAgaaattattgcgaaaggaatttaTATCCTAAGTGTTTGATTTAGCCAACGCTTAGATGCTTCACAATGCTAAttgattgcctaaggatcgttacggcggacttagaagattcataacgtataaatatatatgcatacagattgtttcgcaaaagtacacatttattatgtgcacaataataaaagttggaaattgcaaaggacacgtccgtgttatgaatatttgataatgaaagcgctatataaataaaagtatttgcaaatataagaaaaagcgaaattttattaataatgacgcAGAGACAGCTGCGTGCTGTTATACAAAGGGAGTTTCTACTCCTTggttaagtcaagcttgatgatgtcatctgcagtgacATCCTCTCGCTCGCTTATTGCGGTTATCTTAGGGAGGGGAATTTCGGCTACGCCCTGCTGAGCAATTGCGTATGCTGATTTTGCCTATTCTAAGGAGCAAAGGCGATCAGCAATGGCAGATGGTAGTGGATCTGGCATTGGGCAGTTGATGGCAATCTCGTCCATAAACTCTACCCTCTCGCGAAGTTTTAATGCGGCAACGAATGTTGAAAAATTCGTGGAAAAAGGCTTGGAATTGAGAATTTTCCTGGCCAATTCGGGGAGATGTTGGCGGAGCTTGGTGAACTCAAGCTCCGCAGAAGCTTTAGAAGCTAGAGCGTTGTCCCGCTCTGCTGTAAGCTTCGCCACATCCTCTGACAGCGATTTAATAGTGGCTTGTAAATTGTTTTCTTTCTCAGTCGCAGTAGAAACCTGTTGTTTTAAGTCATCAACGGTGGTTTTTGCTGCGGTGAGTTCGTAGGAGAGGTCAACACAGTGTTTCTCGCTGTCCGCAGCTTTGGCCTTCTCGGTGTGATATTTTGTTTTTTGAGCCTCAAGAACGTTGAAAAACTGTTCTTGACGAAAAATCATATCATACGCAGAATTGAaggacatgtagaaattttgaacaaaactGTTATGCGCATCCAGTGCAGAGAGCTTAGAGAACTCACGGCGAAGCTCATcggggattgctaacttcatctgttggCGCTGATCCAGAGCAGCAGCAGCGGAAGCATAAGTATATCCTGATAAACCATCAATCCGCACCCTGTAAGAGTCGGGTGGAGTGCGGAACAACTCTGTGATCTGATCAAGAGTGTTTGAGCTCGCAAAAATGGGATCACCAGTGGAATTGCCTGCAAGATAAAGCAATTGGTTAGCTAGCGAAGCAAATGAATAATGCATGTTATTCATATGAAATAATAATCGCGATGTACCAGTTTGCTGGTTCCCTTCGTAATCCGGCGTAATTGGATTATCGAAAAGAGCGGCGTCTTGTTGTTTGAGCTTTTTACTTTGTGATTGTGACGGCGTCTGTAATGGTCGCTTAGTGGAGCTTGGCTTTGAATAAGGAGATTTGGAGGTTAAGTCAACAATTGGAATGGATTGCTTCTCTTTCGATGATGCCGATTTAGCCTCCGGGCTTGTTAATAGTTTGGTGATCAAGGTTTTTGGGTTAACCTTGCTATCAACCTCGTCGATTTTTATTTTTGGAATGAAGGTAAAGTTATGAATAAAGAAGAAAGTTGTAAAGGCTAATCGAGAATTTGATTAATTGCAAAGTAATAAGGAAGTGGGAAATTTGTTATTTTGGTCCACGATATATATAGGGGATGCAAATGTAGTCCTTGGTTGTGTTGTTTGTCCGTTGAGATAATTCAAACGGTAACTTAGTTTGCTGTAACGGTAACAAAGGTAGAGCGAAAATGTCTCAATGCGAGTAATGGTTATGACAACTGCgaattttttagagtttatcatgatacatctgctatgcgagatgtatcataataaactgaggagacttgatcatatacatagcattgtatatgtatattttatttgctaaaggctaaaAGCAGAATTGCGTGAACTATAATCCAAAGTTatggaatattcgctgaaaataagtaaaACAGTTATGTTTCCGCGCTTATAAAATACTGCGAGTCATTTCGCTAAATTTTCGCGGATAGTTAAGCAATCCGCAGACCGCGAATGTttagaatactataaatagagagcatgaCCTCTCATTTATAAGTTGTTGATTCTCGGTCATTTGCTCAGGCCTTtgtgatttccacttgtgatcttgcccaagagatttttacatcgcgctaaggtaaatcatgctaattgacaatcaagaccgggtcggggtggttgatcacttgattgctaaagtgaaagacgatcatcggggcccaaaataattatCAAACATCTCATCCTTCATCATAACATTATTGCACTCAATTCATAATTAAGTAAttcattaattatggattgatcaacAAAAAGTAATGGGACATGATTTCCACTATTATGAATCAAGAAagagaaaaaacaaaaaaaaaacatacaCACATCGAACACTTTTGAGTTAGTGATTTCTAGATGTTTTTTTTAGCTGACTTTAGCCCAACCCAATAAATTttgggcaaatggcccgaaaaggtaaccTACGTTATTAAATTTGACAATTAAGGTAAACTCCAAAAAAACATGCCCGAAAAGgattttaattttacaaacttcgGAGAAAAGGTCAAAATTACACAATTGGTCCCTAAAGTTTGTTAAAAGATTGCACCAATAACCTCTTCATAATCTTCAATCCCAATTAAATGTATAAAAACACATAGAAACAAACTGGATGTAATCTCTTTGAAATCTTCAAACCTCAAAACTGAATCCCAAATTGGAGCTTCATCATCCTATATtcttaaaataaaatttaaaaacagAGGTGCAATCTTGGTGTTAAATTTTGCACTCATCAACCTTTTCATAAATTAATAAATACTGTAATTTTTAAGGGTTGTTAAAATCGAACAACAAAAGAGATTGCCAGCAGAGGATTCATTGTAATTATGAATTTTTTTACTTGAACAATGAAGATGAACACCAATGAAGATGAACACCATCATCTTCAATCCTGCAGAGAACAATGAAGATGAACAATGAAGATTGCCAGCAGAGAATTTTTTCATCATCTTCAATCCCAATGAAGATGAACGCCAAAATTATAAGTTGTGATCTAGGACGTTTCGGAGGATGATTCCAACACCAAAATTGTTTAAAATCACTCCAAGAACACTCGTCGATCAGCACTTTGTCCTGTATCAATCGGATTAAATCGTTGACCGAAAATTTTGTATGTTTGACTTCAGATCTGAGAATTAATCAGTGTTTCTCCAACCGATTCGATGCATCACGAAGCATATTATTATGTTTTCAATTATAGATCTGAATTCGACGAAGCTTTCAATTGTACATCTGACATTTATTATGTCAAATTATTACTTAATTTATCATTTAATGTTTTGGTTTGCAAATTTGTTAGGAAGTTATTTATATAGGTATATGTTTGCCACATATCGATTTGATTATTGCCACACGAGTATATGGTGCTCTGATCTGGAACTTGTTGTATGTGTACAGAAATTTGAAAACCTGATTTTTGTAAGTTACATGTTAGTTTTTTGATAGTGATGTTGTTAAATGGAATACATTTCTGGAAATTATTGAAATTTGATTGTGGAAATACCGTTTTCTTGACATTATATGTTAGTTGAATAGCTCTTGCTCTACACAATTAGAGATTTAGAGACATCCCAATAAAAAGCAGTTTTAAATAATCAAAGAAGTGGACAGCTTTGGTTTGATTTTGGATTCATGAAGAAACCATgaactctatttttttttttttaaggaagaTGATACAAGTACTTTTGGTGCAACGTTTTTAGAAACTTCAGGGATCAACTATGTATTTTCAACTAACGATTGTTAATGAAATCAATGAAGATTAccccaattttaaaatttttgaacacaCAATCCTTTTCTTgagcaaaaataaaattgaaatccttttcgggcttatgcgatttgggggttaccttgattgtcaaattgggtaacttacgttaccttttcgggccatttgcccatAAATTTTTAATACCAACATTATTAACCACACATACAATATTGCAGAGAATTTTTTTGTACCAACATTATTAACCACTGGTTACGTTGTCATTCACTATAATGGGTCGTATAAGAAAAGGTTAAGAATATCAGTTAATGAAGGGAACTTGGTCGTAAGGGAAGGATGGACACAAttgcttaaggatctaaatttgaaCTCTGAAATTTGTCTCATTTTTTATGCAATTGATCATCTGAATATAGAACTTATGATATATAACCAGGATGGTTGTGAAAATTCGTCCGACTTAAATGGTTTACTCGATAAAATTGAACGACCAAATGTATTGCAAAAACAAGTGAATTTCTGGTTTTTTGAAATTTGAATACCCCGCGAAAATGTATTGGtaagatttaattatttaattatttgttATTTTGCTTAAACATCTTATTACTGAATAAAGTGTAGAAGGCATATACCAATATATAGTAATGTTGCTACATAATGAAAAAACATATCAATATTATTCATTATTTACATTTTGAAAACTATTTATCTATTTTTTGTAGCGTCTGCCAAACGAAATGGTGTATCTACCTGGACTATGAAGTGGTAAAACAGTATCTTGCTTCAATTTGGATTCACAAAAGTACAACTGGCGGTTGAAAAAAGAGAAATCGAAGAAGAAACCGAATCTCTGTGTCTCTTATGGATTTACACGTTTTCGCAAAGAAAATCGTCTAAAGCCTGGGAGAAAATATTTATTCAATTATTGTTATAAAGAACGTTTTTTTTATCTATTTGGCAATGTCAACATTATTTAAATTAGACGTTTGATATGAATAAATTTATGAACGCATTTTATCAAAGTTTGCTGATGGGTATGATATTAACTACACCAATTCAATACGCAACAAACAGTTTATGCAAAGATCAAATCAAATCGATAATTTTATATACGTTTCCAATGAACTATAAAATATTTGCGGatgagtccccgtgcaacgcacgagctcataaatctagtattaaactatttatcatatataaatttttgttaattGTTGATGTTTCTGAATTAGTTGAAAATCAAATCAAAATACTAGTATTAAACATATTGTTTTCATGTTCTTATACTTGAATAACCCACCAAATAAATTAGTATCCCCATGAAGATCACTAGTTATGGAATCTATTCATGTAAATAAGGAAGATCGGCGTTTATTAAATAATTTGAACCTAAATCAACAAACTTTAACCAATGCACAAAATCTTGAAAACAATAAGTGAAGCATATAATTGCCTATCTACCAAAGAGCCAA
This genomic stretch from Rutidosis leptorrhynchoides isolate AG116_Rl617_1_P2 chromosome 11, CSIRO_AGI_Rlap_v1, whole genome shotgun sequence harbors:
- the LOC139876218 gene encoding uncharacterized protein, which produces MNITKLRAFTDSQLVANQFNGSFEAHYSSMQKYLQLLKDLAERFEYFELAQVPRSQNKKADALSKLAALAFSHFQKQVWVKELPSKSIDNDLMVASVEEEQSNWMEPILQYIRSDVLPSDKREAGLTEARLVRE